The nucleotide sequence GTTTTCAATCTCCTCGTTGACGTCTATGACCTCGTACAACCCCATTCGGCCCTTATAGCCGCCGGGATTTTGCTTACTGTCATGACCTTTATACAAAGTATAAGCTTTTTCACCGGCCAGAGGCAAATTGTCGTAACCCAGATCCTGGGCCGCCTGGGCGGCGTCTTCTTTGGTTTTGGGCAGCAAGCGGCCCAATGTCTCCTGGATGGACTTGGTCTCGGCGTCGTTAGACTGATATTCTTCCTTGCCGCCTTCGTCTATGCGCCTGACTAGCCGCTGGCCAATGACGGTATTAACCGTACTGGCGATCAAAAACGGTTCGATGCCCATATCCAACAAACGCGGCAACACGCCCGAAGCCGAGTTGGTATGAAGAGTTGAAAATACCAAATGCCCGGTCAGCGCGGCTTGAACTGCCAGCTGGGCGGTCTCTTTGTCCCTAATCTCCCCGACCAGCACCACGTCCGGGTCCTGACGCAAAATAGCCCGCAGCCCGGAAGCAAAGGTCAGACCGACATCAGAGTTGACTTGAATTTGATTAACCCCACTCATCTTGTACTCCACCGGATCTTCCAGCGTAACGATGTTTATCTCGTCGGAAATAATTTCCTGTATCAAGGCATACATTGAAGTTGACTTACCTGATCCAGTCGGACCGCTGGTTAAGACCATGCCGTTGGGTTGTTTGATACCTTCTCGAATCGTTCTTAGGGCCCGGCCGCGATAACCCATGTCCTCTAACTTGAGGCTGACTCCGGATTTATCCAGCAGCCTAATGACAACCTGCTCTCCCCAGACCACCGGCGAGATAGCAATTCTTAAGTCAACTTCCTTTTCGGCTACCAAAATATCAAACTGGCCGTCTTGGGGTACCCGGTGCTCGTCAATTTTGAGCGAACTGAGAATTTTAACCCGAGAAACCAATGCCGGCTCAATTGATTTGGGCAACCGCATGATTTCTCTTAAAACACCGTCAATCCGGGCTCGGATCTTAACGTCGGTTGGCATGGGCTCAATATGGATGTCGGACGCGCCCGATTTGGCGGCATAGTCCAAAATAGTCGTCAGTGCCCGGCTAATCGGCGAGTCTTGGACGATTGTTTTGATGTCTTTGTCTTTTTTCTTATCGCTTTTGTGCTCGTCCTCGGCTTGATCGGCAGCTTTTTCTTCAGCTCCCAAAGCGGCGGATATGCCTTCATCCAAACCGACGTGATACTGGGCCAAAATTCCCTTTATACCTGTTTCGGACGCCAGATATACCTTCAGCGGACGGCTGATTTTATTCGATAAGAAATCCACTGCTTGAACATTATTGGCGTCTAGCATCGCCACCACTAACCTGTTATTCATCTCTCCCAGCGGAACGGCCATAAAACGTTCGGCGATATCTTTTGGCACGAGATTTAGAACTTTTGGGTCGATCGCCGCTTCTGATAAGTTCACGTAGGGCACGTTGGTGACGTTGGCGAGGGTTTTTGTCAGCTGTTCGTCGTTTAAGACGCCCTTTTTAATCAATAACTGAAACAACGGTTCTTTGGCCTTGGCGGCTTCGTCTTTATAGGAGGCCAGGTCTTCGTCGGCAATTAAACCAGCTGAAACCAAGGCTTCCTCAACCTGTTGCTGGTTTTCCGTCGAGAGGACACTCATATTGCCGAGAATTTAGTCGTTACTCTCAACAAACGGGGTATTGGTACCGTCGTCGCCAATCCGAATTAGTTCTGTCGGGTTTAAGGCTTCGTCATTGAATATATTGTCACTGGGAACACCAAACTCAGCGCTGATTGGGTTGATGACTTCCACTTCCGTCGAGCGGTTGGCGTCGGTGTTAATAATGGCATTACCCAAAAAGTAAGAAGCCACTAAACTGATGCTTACGACCAAAATTACGACGGCAATGTCACCTTGTTTGATCATTGGACTACCTTTGTCTCCGTGCCGATATCGGCCTTAGGTTGAAAATATGTTGAGATCGCGATGTCCGCCGTAATGGCTTGATCGGTACCGGAGATTGACAAAGCCCGAACCTGGAAGGGCCGGATGCTCCTATCAAGGTTGTCCACGAACTTTTTGAGGCTGTCGTAGCTACCGGCTACGCTGATGGAAAAGGCCATCTCAAACGGCGAGGGCGTAACTGCCGTGCCGGGTGCTTCATTGCTTTGATCAGTTCCGGCAAAGCCAGTCAGCTCCAGACCGCTACGCTTGGCAATCGAGTTAACTGACGTGACCAGCGCGGCGTAATCGTAGGTGCTCGGCAGAGCGTCTAGTATTTCACTAGACTTGACGCCGCTGGCTTCAAAAACAGAAAATTGCGCAGTCAATTCATCGGCATTGATTAGATTCTGCCTAAGCGTTACCTTGGCCAGGTTCTTCTCTTTGATAACCCGGCTGTTATAACCCCTCAAATCCCACAAAAAATTAACAGTAACAATCGAGAACGACACGACAATGGACGCGATTACTACACTAGTCAAGACCGTCGATTTAGCTTTTTCTATGGCTTGGCGCTTGGTCGAGAAGATAGCTAATTTCATCTCAGTTTTGCCCCTCTTCGCTCGGCGCCGCAAATAAGCCAGTCGGTCTTTCCTTGACCGAGTTACTGGTCGTGATTTTAGGAACGCTCAGTTTAGCGCCGGTCTTGGTGTTATCAAACAAAACCGGGTCAAACTTCAGGACAATCTTAAAAGTATTTCTATCTTCTTCAACCGAAAATTCTAAAATCACGCTGGTAAGTGGCTTGATGACTTCTGGCGCGCCGTCAAAAGTGAATTCGGCATTCTTTAAGGTGTCGACAAAAACATTGACGGCGTTGGCGTCGGGACCGCTGCCATTAATTTCCGCCCCGGCTTCACCCTCAGCACCAAATAGCGCGTTCTCGGAGGTACCGCCAAAGAAAAAGTCGACTTTGATTAATGAAATGTCTTTCGGTATTAACGTATTGAGGTAATCGAATAAACGCTGAGCCGCCGGTTTCTGATCGTGCAGGCTCGGCAAAGCCTCAATCTGTTTTTGAATGGTCACTATCTTGTCTAGGTCCGGTTTTGACTGAAGTTGGGCCAACGCTTCATCTATCTCGCTTTGGGTATTTGACCGTTCCAGCCGTTGGTATCCGAAGACAAAAATGGCTAACAGAATAGCGACGGTCACAAACAGCAGGCTGGTTATTATTGAACCTACCATCAATAGCCGTTTCAGCCGTTGGGTCTGTAAATACTCCTTTTTGATGTCAGGTAGGAGGTTGAGACTAATCATATCGATGCTCTTTCGGCTAAACCGACCGCTACGGAAAAATGATTGGATAGCGCGATCAAATCATTGTGCTTCGATTGTGGGTAGGACACATTTAGCCAGGCGTTGCCGATTTCCACTTGGAGGCCAACCTTGTTGGCCAGATGAAGCGGAAACCCGGGCAGGGTCGCCGCGCCGCCGGAAACGATGATTTTATCCAGCTTGACGCCGCCGTATCGCGCGTCAAAGTATTTGATTGATTTTTGAACCTCGCTGACCACGCTGTCGATCGTGCCCTCCAGAGCCCTATAGATCTGACCCTCGAGCTTGTCCTGGTTTAGGCCGAACTTATAAACAAATTGGGTTGCCTGCTTTTCGTCAACGTTGAGATTCTGCTGAGCCGCCTTAACAAACGTCGAACCGCCAGTCGGAATAGAGCGTACCAGCCGTGGATTGCCGCCATAATTAATAACCAAATCAGTAGCTCTATCGCCGATGTCGACAATCAGCCCGGCCCCAGTCGAACCCAGCGGCAATAGCGAGCGGCAAAGCGCTAAACCGTCGGGCTCGAGCGCCACGACGTTAAGACCAATCCCCTCAAGCAGATCAAGCCGGCCCTCGGCAAAGGAGTTGGATACGGCCGAGATCAGAACCTCTACTTTGTCCTGACCGGTCGGGGAATCGCCCAGCACTGCCCAGTCGACTTTGGACTCACTTATGGACATCGGGATGTGTGTCTCCAATTGGTATTGGATAGTTTTCTCTAGTTCATGTTGGGCTAATTTGGGAAAATCAACCACCGTGGCAAACATCTTATTAGAAGGTATTCCCACCACGACTTCCTTTACGCCCACACCCGTTTGCTTGACTGCCTGGGCAATCACGTCGGCTAGTCGCTTTTGGTCGCTGGCGGAATCGCTCTCAGCTGTTTTGGCGTCAATCGGCACGCTGCCATAACGAACCAAGCTCTTGGTTCCGCCGCCACCCCGCAGTTGGACAATCCGAACAGCCGTCGTCCCGATGTCTAGGGCAAAAAATTCACTAAAACCAAGTAAGCTCTTGAGGTTCATCTTCTTCCGTATTTTAGCATAAGCTTTTTATCCCACCCATCTTTAAATACTTACCTAAAACACCGGAGGTAGATCTCTGACTGATTGAGTCTCGAGCGCATTCGGATCGCCTAATAAAAGTGGGGGGTTGGCGTATAGCTCGGGGCCAAAGCGGAATATCTCGGCATGGCCGGTTCGGAGTACGCCTCGGAGTACGCCCTGACGGGTTCGGTTCAAAATCAGTTGCTTGGCAATGACGGCTCCTCTGATTTCTAGCCGGTTGTTACACAAACCGGTAGACAGTGTGTTGATCTCTGCACCACTGACTTCTACGCAAGTGTGAATGAAGCCGCCGCCACCACTAGGCGGCACAGTTTCGTCAAACAATGACACGTATAGCCCATCCAGCCGGGTGACGTCCCGCTCGATATAGATATTGCCCCGGACAATCAAGGCAAAGGCCGGTCCGCTGATCGAACCATTGTTGCTGCTAAAACCGCTCTGGTTATATTCAATATTGCCCCTTATCTGAACATCGCCGCTAATAATTATGGTGGTGCGTCCGTTTATCGTCCAGCCGCTGTTGCGTCCTAGTTTAAAATTAGAATTCGGATCGGACTTATTGATAAAGTACTGACCGGTTGGAGGCACGCTAGTGTAAGCGTTGGGAGCGGTCTGGGTTAAGCTATCGCTCTTATCTAAGTAGTTAAATAGGTCGTAAATACAAAGTGGGCTAGCACCAAGGTTGCCCAGCGGTCCGGTGTTAGCAAACGTCAAAGCCGTGCCGGTGGGATTACCGAGCGTGCCAAACTGGTTAATGTCGCCCAGGCTCATGGCAGCCAAGTCGCCATAGGCGCCAACGCCGCCGTGTTCAAACCCGCGGATGCCCGCCTGGCCCATGGTTGTAACGCCAGAGCAATCCAGCGGATCAGACGCTGGATTGGTTCGATTAGCGTTGGCAAAAACCCCGCCCGACCAAATGTCATTGTTGGCAATTCTAAAATAAGGCGCTTCTTTAATAAGAATGCAGACGTCGTCAAAAATCCAAGCCGGCCCGTCTTCGTCGTCCGTTGTGTTGTCGGTGTTGTCTTCCGTAGCTGAGCCCGGTGGCCCGCCGGCCGGTCGAACGATGCCGATAAAGCACACTTCGTCTCCGGGCCGGGCGTTACTATTAACCTCGTAGGTTACTCCTCTGATCCGGCTTTGGCCGGGATCCAGCCCCGATTGGTCCCAGACCGCGCCCATGGTGGTGTTATCTATTGAACTGGCGCTGGGCTGAGATCGACTAACAATCCTGAGGATATTTTGAGCGGTTGCGCGCCAGTTGTTTCCGCCACTAACCTGAACTCTATGCTCGTACCTATCGCCCGAAATTTCACCATTATTAATAACCTCGCTATCGACTGTGAACCTATCCCCCGGAAACAATACCGAACTACTATTTACGCCCCTAAGTTGAATATCGTAATCCCACGCCCCGCTTACCGGGCATAAGATCCGATAGTTAATTGAGTCATATGGCAATCGGAACTGAATACCGTTAGTTTTCTTGACGTTATACCAAGTCCATTCGTAAACGAAACCTTTCTGCACCGTTATCTCGGCCCAGCCATTTGGACTACCGGGTATACCATTGCCTAACCAGCCACTAGTAGCATTAAAATTGTTAGTGCCGCTGTAATCCATAAACCAAGTCTGGTTAACGCTACCATCGCTGCGCCGTAACTCTCGTACTTCCATTCTATAGTTACTATTGTTCTGAATTGTTGCACCATTAATACCAGCGCGGTCATCATCAAACCATTCCAGCCTCACGTCTACTGGATCGGTTACGTCGCAATCCGGTGCGAACCCCAAATTAAAATCCGTCAAGGTATCATTCGTGCCGTTCCTGTCTTGAAAAGCAAATTTAGCGTTACCGTTGTCTCTGGTGCCAATGGCTTCTGCCCCCGGAGCTCGGACTTTAAAGGCATTGACACCGCCGACTCCGGCCGTATCAACCCTCAACTCGACCACATAATAGCCGTCGTAGGCCTTCTTGCCGCCTGTATTAATTTGCTCCAGCTGGTTTCTGGGAAAGGTTAAATCAACCGGCTGGCACTGCGCGTTGCCTACTTGGCCCCAATCCCTACTGGAGTATGAATCCAATAAAGTTGCAGTATCCGTAACGTCATTGCCGCTTACTTTATACACATTGAAGACTGTCGGGGCATACACGTCGGAATCAATATCTCCTGATCCGATCGCGCCAGAACAGACGTCAGGATGCAGTAATCGTACGGTTTGTGGTCCGATTATGCTTGGTGGAAAGTAAATTCTGACCCTAGAGCTCGGGGCGTCCAGACCATTACCCGCACCATAATTAGCTACCAGCATCCAAACGTCGCCACCGCCATTACCCGACGGACTGGCGCCTGGTACAAAATTATTCGGTTCGGGCATTCGGTTGGTAACCGAAAAAGCCCCTTGAGCGTAAGCTTGATCGTGGTTGAATACTGCCCAGGCAAGGACAGTCATCAGTAATAAGATTACGGTTTTGATATGGCTCGTGACTAATTGATAGGTCATAAAGACTCCAACTGCGAATCGATTAGTTCGACTTCAGCGGTCTCGACTTTAGCCCCGTAGACTGACTTGGCTTTTTCCAGATAGGTTCGAGCATTTGTTTTGTCGTTTAGATTAATGTAACAAAGCGCTATCATTTTTAAAATTGATGGCTCGTTAGGGTCGGCTGTTTCTTTTTCCCGATAAATTTCAAGTGCTTCTTTATACTGCGCATTATTAAAATAGGCTATGGCAAGAGCTAGTTCAGCATTTTCTCGGTTTTCTTCGTTAACATGAGCTACCGTGTTTTCCAGATCGTTAACATTAATTTGTTCAGCCGTCAGCGGCCCGGTGGCGGGCGGATCATTTTTAAGCCAGTAGTAACCGGCGATCGCTCCCACCACGAGGATAACCGCTCCTAAAACCAATCGTAGTTTCTGCTGGGACACACCGACTGAGCCAAACGTCCCCTGATCTTGGACTTCGGCACTTTTAGCGGCTGGTTTATCGCTTTTTTTCTTTCGGGGCATGTTGATGCTAACGCTTATGTTAACAACATACGCTAATTACTTCTCTAAATCAATCTGTTTCTGTACGATATTTGTATGAGTTTATCGATCGGCATCGTCGGCTTGCCTAACGTCGGCAAGTCCACCCTATTTAACGCCCTGACAAAAAATGACATATTAGCGGCTAATTATCCGTTTGCCACAATCGAGCCTAACACCGGCATTGTGCCTATTCCCGACGAGCGGCTAGTTAGTCTGGCCGGCCTTTACGACTCAGCCAAGATTACGCCAGCCGTCATTAAATTCGTCGACATCGCCGGCCTGGTGGCCGGTGCCAGTAAAGGTGAGGGCCTGGGCAATCAATTTTTAAGCCACATCAGAGAAGTTGACGCCATATTGATGGTCATCAGAGTGTTTAAAAGCGCCGATGTCAAACACGTTGAGAATTCGGTTCATCCTCAAAGAGATGTCGCAATTATTCTGACTGAGCTCGTACTGGCCGATCTGCAAACCGTCAATAAACGACTGCCGACCCTAGACAAGGAATCCCAATCAAATACCAAGTTAAAGGCGGACGTCGAGCTACTTATCCGGGCTAAGGAACTACTCGACGCCGACCAGGCGCTCAATCGGCATCCTGACTTTGTAAATAAAGCCATCCAGTCTGACAATTTTCGTCAGCTTCAACTGCTGACAATTAAGCCAATTATCCATGTATTCAACGTGGATGAGGCTGATTTAACAGATATGAACAAACAACATGAACTGAACAAGTATATTGTTCAAGATAAAGCTTTGTACGTTAATGCCGACATGGAGTCGGAGCTTAAAGATTTACCAGAAAATGAAGCCAAAGAGCTATTAAAAAGCGTCGGAGTCGACGAGCCTGGCTTAGATAAGCTGGCCAAAACTGCGTATTCCACACTCGGCTTGCAAAGCTTTTTAACGGCTGGGCCAAAGGAGGTCCGAGCATGGACAATTTCAGCCGGGTCTACGGCCTGGCAAGCTGCCGGGGTCATCCACGGCGACTTTCAACGCGGCTTTATCGCCGCTGACGTTGTTGATTTAAATGATCTTGTCGCGGCCGGAACGTGGCCACAGGCAAGAGCTCATGGTAAGGTCAAAACTGAAGGTAAAACCTACATTATGCAGCCAAACGACGTTGTGGAGTTCAAATTTAATGTCTAGGCCAACTGTAGCTTGGCTTCGTGCTGAGGGTTTGATTATTTTGTTAGCCAGCTTGTTTGTCTACGCTGAGCTGGGTGGCCACTGGCTTTGGTTTGGGGCCCTCATCTTTAGTTTTGACGCCTCTATGGTGGGATATCTAAAGAATGACAGGCTAGGCGCCCTGACATACAACATCGGACATAGCTTGATCCTGCCTCTAATTTTGGCGGCTGCTAGCTGGCAACTAAACGAAGATCTGTGGCTCAAGTTCTCGGTTATATGGCTGGCCCATATTGGGCTCGATCGTTCGTTAGGTTATGGTTTAAAGAGCTTCGACGGATTCAAGTACACTCATCTGGGAACAATCTCTCAAAGCGACCGCAGCAAGTAAAATCTTTCCCTGTTACCTTTGGCTCCGCTGATCTCTGAGTCGGCTTTGCCGACGATAGAAAACTTATTTCTCACCCATTCCTCAAATTCTTTGAGGATTTGCCGTCTGATGGCGTCGTTTTTGATTACACCTTTGTGCTTGTAACGGCCGCCGGCCTCAAACTGAGGCTTGACCATGGCCAGAATTTGGGAGTTAGGAACTAGAAGTTTGGAGATAGCAGGTAGTACCTGGCGCAAACTTATGAAAGACACGTCAATCAGCACTAAATTGATTATTTGATCTGTCTGGAAGTCCCGAATATCGGTCTTTTCATGCAGTTCGACCCGTTTATCGGCGCGCAAAGTCGGATGAAGTTGATTAGTACCGACATCGACGGCTATAACTAATTTGGCACCATGTGCGAGGGCATAGTCAGTAAACCCGCCGGTGGAACTGCCGACATCAAGCACTATTTTGTCCTTAAAATCTACGTTTAGTTTCTCGACGGCCGACGCCAGCTTGAATGCCGCGCGGGAGACATACTGCTCGCCGCTTACGGACAGTTTGTCTGTTGCCTTTATCGGTTGGCCGGCTTTGTCCGCCGGCCGGCGATTAACCTTGACCCTCCCCAGCTTGATATATGATTCGGCCTGCGAGCGGCTCATTAACAGTTTGCGCTTAACCAGCTCCACATCCAGTCGTTGCCTTGGTCTATTTTGCTTATTCATATCTGTTAATCTAAGTTTCTCAAGAAAGTTAGAATCTGCTTTCCTCGCTTCGTTATATAAATTTGGATAGTAGGACCCTTAAACTCTTTAGCAATTAAGCCCGACCGATGCAGACGCTGCAAGTGCATATTTAACGTTTTGTAATGCATCGGTACATTATCCTGTATTTCATCAATGTAGAGTGGGCTCTTTCTGGCCAGTGCCAGCAGAACTGCTACGCGCTTAGCATTAGCCACGCCCTTTGCTATATCTTCAACTTTAATTATTGTTGCGTTATTCATAACTAGACTTTCTGACTTTCTCAAGAAAGTTAGAAACTTATGTACAGCATACAACGATGAATGTCGTCAACCATGAACGTTTTCGGGGTCAAGAAAATACAAAACTTAAAAACTATTTGGCGCGTTCGACATAGGAACCATCCCTGGTGTCAACCAGTATTGTCTCGTTATTTTTAATAAACATTGGGACCTGCAATTTATGGCCAGTCTCCAATGTAACTTCTTTTTGGACGGTCGATTGCGTATCACCCTTTACAACTTCTGGAGCAGAGACTATCTTAAGCGGTACCTTGACTGGTAACTCCAACCCGATCACTTTGGCGTCATACAGCTGAATTTGAACACTAACGCCCTCGGGCAAAAAACCGAGCGAGTCCCGAGTGATATCAATCGGCACTTCGAACTGTTCATAGGTGTTAGCATCCATAAAATGCGCGGTGTCGGTGTCGGCATATAAAAACTGGACCTTTCTCCTCACAATATCGGCGGCTTCGACTTTTTCATTCCCTTTGTAAGTTTTATCTAGCACGCGGCCATCTTTGAGGCTTTTAATCTTAACATTAACGATCGAGCCTCCCCGACCCATTACCTTCTGGGCATAGTCGACTATCTGATAGGGTACGCCATCAACGTCAATGACGATTCCCTTTTTTAATTCGGTAATCCCGTACACCAGCTGCCTATCTGACAACAAAGGGCAGGAGTGCCAAATGTCGGGCTTTTTTAATGGCTCGAGCCAATTGTTTTTGTTGTTTTTCATTTAAACCGGTCTTTTTGCGACTCTCAATCTGCCCAAACTGGTTAATGTATCGTTGAAGTGACTTAAAATCTTTGTAATCAAAAACGGCTGGATGATCGTTGCGTCTGGCCATAGGTCCTCCTTAAAAGGGAATGTCGCTTAAATCTACCGGTTCGTCGTCGATGTCCTCGATCACAACGTCATCATTGGCGTTTTTAGCGCTGGGCTTAGCCGAGTTGGCTGAACTTGATGCTGCCTTACCGGTAGCTGGCGCGGCCGACTCTCCCGGCCCGCCGACAAAGTTAAAGTCCTCAACCACGACATCGACCTTGGAGCGCTTTTGGCCGTCTTGTTCCCACGTTCGTTGCTGTAATCGGCCTGAAACCAAGAGTGCCCGGCCCTTTTGCATATATTGGTTGATGATTTCAGCCGCTTTACCCCAAGCATTACAGTCAATGTAATCCACCGCTTCCTGTTGCTCGCCATCGGCATTACGCCAAGTTCGGTTTATTGCCAGTGAGAAACTGCATACGTTCTGACCGCTAGGAAGCGCTTTTAACTCTGGGTCGCGGGTTAAATTACCCAGTAATATCACTTTGTTAAATCCTCGCGCCATTTATCTAATCCTCCTTAACCTTAGTGGTTTTTTTAATCGGGGCCTTGGCTTCGTCGTCGGCTGCCTCTTCGGCCTCTTCTTCTACTTTAGGCACCGGGTGGGTCACCAAATATCGCAGCACTTCGTCGGTTATGTTGAGCGCTTTTTCCAGCTTACCGATCGATTCGCCCGGCAGTTCAACCTCGTAGAAAACGTAAACCGCAAAATCTTCACCGGCTATCGGGTAAGCTAACTTTCGCTTGCCCCAGACATCAGTTGTAACGGTCTTGCCTTTGACTTGATCTATCAGGCTTTCGACCTTTTTTAGCGGCTTATCCAGGTCGATTTCCAGATCTGGGTGCAGCAGCAGCACCATTTCATATTGATTCATTTGCATCCTTACTGATTAGTTGGTTTTAGCCCACGCACACTAGCGGTCGCAGACTTAAGGTTTTTATATTGACGTAATAATAGTCCATCTACCCCTGTTTGTCAACAGCAGGCTAGGGTTGATAAACGACCAAACGACTGACCTCAACTTGCCGGCCGAATCCATTTATGGCGATGATTTGTATATTGTTGGTGCCCCGACTGAGGATGACCTCGGTATGAAAAGACCCATCCGGGCTAACTGGTACGTTCAAACCGTTGATATAAACTTGAGCACGCTCTGAAGTTCGGCCCGACACCGCCGCGAGCGGGCTCGATAGTACCTGTTCGTTGACCGGCTGGTCAATCATTAATCCTGGTCGGGCGGTGGCTTCAAACGTGCGCCAGCCAATGAAACCGAACAAGACGATCAACAAAGACGCTATGAGTAAGTTCAAGCTAGTTCGGCTAAGTACGAACAGCCGGCTTTTATTAACCGTTGTACGTTCTTCGTCCGGGACATAGCCTTCAAAATCGGCTGGATTTTGATCCACGACAATCGCGTATTTTCTAACTAGCCGGCGGGACTGAGCGTCAGTAATATTGGATAGATCCCACCGGTCGAGATGTTTGATAACCTCAGGCTTGACATTTAATCGGCTAGCGACGGCTTGACGGCTTAACCCAGCGGCTTGCCGTGCCCGCTGGAGTCGTCGTCCGGGATTAAACCTGCTCTTCGTTATTGGCATCCGGTCCAAACACCTCATCGTGGCCGCTGACTAAGACATCACGGGGTTTATTACCGTGGGCCGGGGCCACGATT is from Candidatus Saccharimonadales bacterium and encodes:
- a CDS encoding helix-turn-helix domain-containing protein produces the protein MPITKSRFNPGRRLQRARQAAGLSRQAVASRLNVKPEVIKHLDRWDLSNITDAQSRRLVRKYAIVVDQNPADFEGYVPDEERTTVNKSRLFVLSRTSLNLLIASLLIVLFGFIGWRTFEATARPGLMIDQPVNEQVLSSPLAAVSGRTSERAQVYINGLNVPVSPDGSFHTEVILSRGTNNIQIIAINGFGRQVEVSRLVVYQP